The proteins below come from a single Serratia fonticola genomic window:
- the fabY gene encoding fatty acid biosynthesis protein FabY produces the protein MYHLRVPVTEQELKDYYQFRWEMLRKPLHQPVGSEKDAYDAMAHHQMVVDENGRIVAIGRLYINADNEAAIRFLAVDPTVQDKGLGTLVAMTLESVARQEGVKRVVCSAREDAVDFFAKLGFINQGEITAPQTTPIRHYLMIKPVATLDDILHRPDWCGQLQQAWYEHIPLSEKMGVRISQYTGQRFVTTMPEVGNQNPHHTLFAGSLFSLATLTAWGLIWLLLRERHLGGTIILADAHIRYSKPITGRPRAVADLSSLSGDLARLARGRRARVQAEVHLFGDDDKGAVFEGTYMVLPAEPEEPLDKGGSEPIAS, from the coding sequence ATGTATCACCTACGAGTACCCGTTACAGAACAAGAACTGAAAGACTATTACCAGTTTCGCTGGGAGATGCTGCGTAAGCCATTACACCAGCCGGTGGGTTCGGAAAAGGATGCCTACGACGCCATGGCGCACCATCAGATGGTGGTGGATGAGAACGGCCGGATAGTGGCCATTGGCCGCCTGTATATCAATGCCGATAACGAAGCCGCTATCCGCTTCCTGGCGGTTGATCCCACAGTGCAGGACAAAGGTCTGGGAACTCTGGTGGCGATGACCCTGGAGTCCGTAGCGCGCCAGGAAGGGGTGAAGCGGGTGGTGTGTAGCGCCCGTGAGGATGCGGTAGACTTCTTTGCCAAGCTGGGCTTTATCAACCAGGGCGAAATCACTGCGCCGCAAACTACGCCGATCCGCCATTACCTGATGATCAAACCCGTAGCCACGCTGGACGATATTCTTCATCGCCCCGACTGGTGCGGGCAGCTACAACAAGCCTGGTATGAACATATCCCGCTCAGTGAAAAAATGGGGGTGCGCATCAGCCAATATACCGGCCAGCGTTTTGTTACCACCATGCCGGAGGTGGGTAATCAGAATCCACACCATACGCTGTTTGCCGGTAGCCTGTTCTCCTTGGCAACGCTGACCGCCTGGGGGTTGATCTGGCTGCTGCTGCGTGAGCGCCACCTGGGGGGCACGATTATTCTGGCAGACGCCCATATTCGCTACAGCAAACCGATCACCGGCAGGCCGAGAGCCGTTGCCGACCTGAGCTCATTGAGTGGCGATCTGGCTCGTTTGGCGCGTGGTCGCCGGGCGCGGGTGCAGGCAGAAGTGCATTTATTCGGTGACGATGATAAAGGGGCAGTATTTGAGGGCACTTATATGGTGCTGCCAGCCGAACCGGAAGAGCCGTTGGACAAGGGCGGTTCAGAGCCAATAGCGAGCTGA
- the dtd gene encoding D-aminoacyl-tRNA deacylase — MIALIQRVLNASVTVEGETVGKIGPGLLVLLGVEQDDNEQKAQRLCERVLGYRIFGDEDDKMNLNVQQAGGSLLVVSQFTLVADTQKGMRPSFSRGAVPQEADRLYRYFVGQCQERGIETQTGEFAADMQVALVNDGPVTFWLQV; from the coding sequence ATGATTGCGTTAATTCAACGGGTATTAAACGCCAGCGTTACGGTAGAAGGTGAGACAGTAGGCAAGATTGGCCCCGGTTTGTTAGTGTTATTGGGTGTCGAGCAGGACGATAACGAGCAAAAAGCCCAACGCCTGTGTGAGCGGGTGCTGGGGTATCGCATCTTCGGCGACGAGGATGACAAGATGAATCTCAACGTTCAGCAGGCTGGCGGTAGCCTGTTGGTGGTGTCGCAGTTCACCCTGGTAGCCGATACCCAGAAAGGCATGCGACCAAGTTTTTCGCGCGGTGCGGTGCCGCAGGAGGCCGATCGGCTATACCGCTATTTTGTTGGGCAGTGCCAGGAACGTGGTATTGAAACCCAGACCGGTGAGTTTGCCGCCGATATGCAGGTGGCATTGGTGAACGATGGCCCGGTGACGTTCTGGCTGCAGGTTTAA
- a CDS encoding virulence factor BrkB family protein, translating to MSFFRRKKLPSSIKPGITFGRLLFKRIDEDGLTMLAGHLAYVSLLSLVPLITVVFALFAVFPMFADISVQLKSFIFSNFMPAAGNVLQRYLEQFVANSSKMTAVGICGLIVTALLLIYSVDSVLNTIWRSKNQRPIVVSFAVYWMVLTLGPLLVGASMAISSYLLSLNWLAQSGVNSLVDEVLRIFPLILSWISFWLLYSVVPTVRVPAKDALIGALVAGVLFELGKKAFALYVTMFPSYQLIYGVLAVIPILFLWVYWSWCIVLLGAEITVTLGEHRLYQQQKAEQQQKQEQEGSL from the coding sequence ATGTCGTTTTTCCGCCGCAAAAAGCTGCCATCGTCGATAAAACCCGGAATAACCTTCGGGCGGCTGCTGTTTAAACGTATTGATGAGGATGGCCTGACCATGTTGGCGGGCCATCTGGCCTATGTCTCGCTACTTTCCCTGGTGCCGCTGATCACCGTGGTGTTTGCGCTGTTTGCCGTTTTCCCGATGTTTGCGGATATCAGCGTGCAGCTAAAAAGCTTTATTTTCTCCAACTTTATGCCTGCCGCCGGTAATGTGCTGCAACGTTACCTGGAGCAGTTTGTTGCCAACTCCAGCAAGATGACCGCCGTGGGGATCTGCGGCCTGATTGTCACCGCGCTGCTGCTGATCTATTCGGTGGATAGCGTGTTGAACACCATCTGGCGCAGTAAGAACCAACGGCCGATTGTGGTTTCCTTTGCCGTTTACTGGATGGTGCTGACCCTCGGCCCGCTGTTGGTGGGGGCCAGTATGGCGATCAGCTCCTATCTGTTGTCGCTAAACTGGTTAGCGCAAAGCGGCGTTAACAGCCTGGTGGATGAGGTGCTGCGCATCTTCCCGCTGATCCTGTCCTGGATCTCTTTCTGGTTGTTATACAGCGTGGTGCCCACGGTACGCGTGCCTGCGAAAGATGCGTTGATCGGGGCGCTGGTGGCCGGGGTGTTGTTCGAGCTGGGTAAGAAAGCTTTTGCGCTATATGTCACCATGTTCCCTTCCTACCAGCTGATCTACGGCGTGCTGGCGGTGATCCCGATTTTATTTTTATGGGTCTACTGGAGCTGGTGTATCGTGTTATTGGGTGCCGAAATCACCGTTACGCTGGGTGAGCACCGCCTTTACCAGCAGCAGAAAGCAGAACAACAGCAAAAACAGGAGCAGGAAGGATCGTTATGA
- the yihX gene encoding glucose-1-phosphatase, with translation MLYIFDLGNVIVDIDFKRVLGVWSNLSGTPLATLSERFSMGEVFQQHERGEISDEDFAAKLCEEMGIALSFEQFATGWQAVFVALRPEVIEIMHRLRNEGHRVVVLSNTNRLHCNYWPQHYPQVAEAADHMYLSQDLGMRKPDANIYQHVLKAENTPADQAVFFDDVAANVEAAAALGIKAVHVIDRQVVPAYFAQ, from the coding sequence ATGCTGTATATCTTTGATTTAGGTAATGTGATTGTCGATATCGATTTCAAACGTGTACTGGGCGTGTGGAGCAACCTGAGCGGCACACCGCTGGCGACGTTGTCCGAACGTTTTAGCATGGGTGAAGTATTCCAACAGCACGAGCGCGGCGAGATTAGCGACGAAGACTTTGCGGCCAAACTTTGTGAGGAGATGGGGATAGCGCTCAGCTTCGAGCAGTTTGCCACCGGCTGGCAGGCGGTGTTTGTCGCCCTGCGCCCTGAAGTGATCGAGATTATGCATCGCCTGCGCAACGAAGGGCATCGCGTGGTGGTGTTATCGAATACCAACCGCCTGCACTGTAATTATTGGCCTCAGCACTACCCACAGGTCGCTGAAGCTGCCGATCACATGTATCTGTCGCAGGATCTTGGCATGCGTAAACCCGATGCCAACATCTATCAGCACGTACTGAAGGCAGAAAACACCCCGGCGGATCAGGCGGTATTCTTTGACGATGTGGCGGCGAACGTAGAAGCGGCCGCGGCACTGGGGATCAAGGCGGTACACGTCATCGATCGCCAGGTTGTGCCGGCTTATTTTGCTCAATGA
- the typA gene encoding ribosome-dependent GTPase TypA, whose product MIENLRNIAIIAHVDHGKTTLVDKLLQQSGTFGERSEATERVMDSNDLEKERGITILAKNTAINWKDYRINIVDTPGHADFGGEVERVMSMVDSVLLVVDAMDGPMPQTRFVTKKAFANGLKPIVVINKVDRPGARPDWVVDQVFDLFVNLDATDEQLDFPIIYASALMGIAGLDHNDMSEDMTPLYQAIVDHVSAPQVELEAPFQMQISQLDYNNYVGVIGIGRIKRGKVKPNQQITLIDSEGKTRNGKIGKVLTHMGLERIEATVAEAGDIVAITGLGELNISDTICDVNAVEALPALSVDEPTVSMFFNVNTSPFCGKEGKFVTSRQILERLNKELVHNVALRVEETEDADAFRVSGRGELHLSVLIENMRREGFELAVSRPKVIFREIDGRKQEPFENVTLDIEEQHQGSVMQAMGERKADLKNMDPDGKGRVRLDYVIPSRGLIGFRNEFMTMTSGTGLLYSTFSHYDDVRQGEVGQRQNGVLISNGQGKAVAFALYGLQDRGKLFLGHGAEVYEGQIIGIHSRSNDLTVNCLTGKKLTNMRASGTDEATTLVPAIKMSLEQALEFIDDDELVEVTPISIRIRKRHLTENDRKRANRGPKEA is encoded by the coding sequence GTGATCGAAAATTTGCGTAACATCGCCATTATTGCCCACGTTGACCATGGTAAGACCACCCTGGTTGACAAGTTGCTGCAACAATCCGGTACTTTCGGAGAGCGTTCAGAAGCGACAGAACGCGTAATGGACTCCAACGATTTGGAGAAAGAGCGTGGGATTACCATCCTCGCAAAAAACACCGCCATTAATTGGAAAGACTACCGCATCAACATCGTAGACACCCCAGGACACGCCGACTTCGGCGGCGAGGTAGAGCGTGTGATGTCAATGGTCGACTCGGTGCTGCTGGTTGTGGATGCAATGGATGGCCCAATGCCGCAAACCCGTTTCGTGACCAAGAAGGCGTTTGCCAATGGTCTGAAACCGATCGTGGTAATCAACAAGGTTGACCGCCCTGGTGCGCGTCCTGACTGGGTTGTGGATCAGGTCTTCGACCTGTTCGTTAACCTGGACGCTACCGACGAACAGCTCGACTTCCCAATCATCTATGCATCCGCATTGATGGGTATCGCGGGTCTTGACCATAACGATATGTCCGAAGACATGACTCCGCTGTACCAGGCGATTGTCGATCACGTCTCTGCGCCGCAGGTTGAGCTGGAAGCACCTTTCCAGATGCAGATCTCGCAGCTGGACTACAACAACTACGTGGGCGTTATCGGCATCGGCCGTATCAAGCGTGGTAAAGTCAAGCCTAACCAGCAGATCACCCTGATCGACAGCGAAGGCAAAACCCGTAACGGTAAAATCGGTAAAGTGCTGACCCATATGGGTCTGGAACGTATCGAAGCCACCGTTGCCGAAGCGGGCGACATCGTTGCCATCACCGGTCTGGGCGAGCTGAACATCTCTGACACCATTTGTGATGTGAACGCGGTTGAAGCGTTGCCAGCACTGTCGGTTGATGAACCTACCGTAAGCATGTTCTTTAACGTCAATACCTCACCGTTCTGTGGTAAAGAAGGCAAGTTCGTGACTTCACGCCAAATCCTTGAGCGTCTGAACAAGGAACTGGTACACAACGTGGCGTTGCGCGTTGAAGAAACCGAAGATGCTGATGCATTCCGTGTTTCAGGCCGTGGTGAGCTTCACCTGTCGGTTCTGATCGAAAACATGCGTCGTGAAGGTTTTGAACTGGCGGTTTCCCGTCCGAAAGTTATCTTCCGCGAAATCGATGGTCGCAAGCAAGAGCCGTTCGAGAACGTGACGCTGGACATCGAAGAACAGCACCAGGGTTCTGTGATGCAGGCGATGGGTGAGCGTAAAGCTGACCTGAAAAACATGGATCCAGATGGCAAGGGCCGTGTGCGTCTTGACTACGTGATCCCAAGCCGTGGCCTGATCGGTTTCCGTAACGAATTCATGACCATGACCTCTGGTACCGGTCTGCTGTACTCCACCTTCAGCCACTACGACGATGTACGTCAGGGCGAAGTGGGCCAGCGTCAGAACGGCGTGCTGATCTCTAACGGCCAGGGCAAAGCGGTAGCGTTCGCTCTGTACGGTCTGCAAGATCGCGGTAAGCTGTTCCTGGGCCACGGTGCTGAAGTGTATGAAGGCCAGATCATCGGTATCCACTCACGTTCTAACGACCTGACCGTGAACTGCCTGACCGGTAAGAAACTGACCAACATGCGCGCATCGGGTACCGATGAAGCGACTACCCTGGTTCCGGCCATCAAAATGTCTCTGGAGCAAGCTCTGGAATTCATCGATGATGACGAACTGGTAGAAGTGACGCCAATCTCGATCCGTATCCGTAAGCGTCACCTGACGGAAAACGATCGTAAGCGTGCCAACCGCGGTCCTAAAGAAGCTTAA
- the glnA gene encoding glutamate--ammonia ligase has translation MSAEHVLTMLNEHEVKFVDLRFTDTKGKEQHVTIPAHQVNADFFEEGKMFDGSSIGGWKGINESDMVLMPDASTAVLDPFFEESTLIIRCDILEPGTMQGYDRDPRSISKRAEDFLRSSGIADTVLFGPEPEFFLFDDIRFGSSIRGSMVAIDDIEGAWNSSTKLEGGNKGHRPAVKGGYFPVPPVDSSQDIRSTMCLTMEEMGLVVEAHHHEVATAGQNEVATRFNTMTKKADEIQIYKYVVHNVAHAFGKTATFMPKPMFGDNGSGMHCHMSLSKNGTNLFAGDKYGGLSEMALFYIGGIIKHAKAINALANPTTNSYKRLVPGYEAPVMLAYSARNRSASIRIPVVASPKARRIEARFPDPAANPYLCFAALLMAGLDGVINKIHPGDAMDKNLYDLPPEEEAEIPKVAGSLDEAMAALNEDREFLTRGGVFTDDAIDAYIELRKEEMDRVRMTPHPVEFELYYSV, from the coding sequence ATGTCCGCTGAACACGTTTTGACGATGCTGAATGAGCATGAAGTGAAATTCGTAGACCTGCGTTTCACTGACACCAAGGGTAAAGAGCAACACGTCACCATCCCTGCTCATCAGGTAAATGCCGACTTCTTCGAAGAAGGTAAAATGTTTGACGGCTCCTCAATCGGTGGTTGGAAGGGCATCAACGAATCTGACATGGTCCTGATGCCAGACGCCAGCACGGCGGTTCTGGATCCGTTCTTCGAAGAATCTACCCTGATCATTCGTTGTGACATCCTCGAGCCAGGCACCATGCAGGGCTACGATCGTGACCCACGCTCAATCTCCAAGCGTGCTGAAGACTTCCTGCGCTCTTCCGGCATCGCCGATACCGTGCTGTTCGGGCCAGAACCAGAATTCTTCCTGTTTGACGACATTCGTTTCGGTAGCAGCATCCGTGGCTCTATGGTAGCTATTGATGATATCGAAGGCGCATGGAACTCCAGCACCAAACTCGAAGGCGGCAACAAAGGCCACCGTCCAGCGGTCAAAGGCGGTTACTTCCCAGTGCCACCGGTCGACTCTTCACAGGACATCCGTTCTACCATGTGTCTGACCATGGAAGAAATGGGTCTGGTAGTTGAAGCTCACCACCACGAAGTGGCTACCGCAGGTCAGAACGAAGTGGCTACCCGCTTCAACACCATGACCAAGAAAGCCGACGAAATCCAAATCTACAAATACGTGGTTCACAACGTGGCTCACGCATTTGGCAAAACCGCGACCTTCATGCCAAAACCGATGTTCGGCGATAACGGCTCAGGTATGCACTGCCACATGTCACTGTCCAAGAACGGTACCAACCTGTTCGCTGGCGACAAGTACGGCGGCCTGTCTGAAATGGCGCTGTTCTACATTGGCGGCATCATCAAACACGCTAAAGCAATCAACGCCCTGGCCAACCCGACTACCAACTCATACAAGCGTCTGGTCCCAGGCTACGAAGCGCCGGTTATGCTGGCTTACTCTGCCCGTAACCGCTCTGCGTCTATCCGTATCCCAGTGGTTGCCAGCCCGAAAGCGCGCCGTATCGAAGCTCGCTTCCCGGACCCAGCGGCTAACCCATACCTGTGCTTCGCCGCGCTGCTGATGGCTGGCCTGGATGGCGTGATCAACAAGATCCACCCTGGCGATGCCATGGATAAAAACCTGTATGACCTGCCGCCGGAAGAAGAAGCTGAGATTCCAAAAGTGGCTGGCTCACTGGATGAAGCAATGGCCGCACTGAACGAAGACCGTGAATTCCTGACCCGCGGTGGCGTATTCACCGACGACGCGATCGATGCCTACATCGAACTGCGTAAAGAAGAGATGGATCGCGTGCGCATGACGCCACACCCGGTTGAGTTCGAACTGTACTATAGCGTTTAA
- the glnL gene encoding nitrogen regulation protein NR(II) has translation MATGKLPDAGQILNSLINSILLLDDTLAIHYANPAAQQLLAQSSRKLFGTPLPDLLGYFSLNIDLMRESLHAGQGFTDNEVTLVVDSRAHILSLTAQALPEGFILLELAPMDNQRRLSQEQLQHAQQVAARDLVRGLAHEIKNPLGGLRGAAQLLAKALPDPSLTEYTKVIIEQADRLRNLVDRLLGPQRPGQHITQSIHQVAERVFQLVSLEKPDNVTLVRDYDPSLPELAHDPDQIEQVLLNITRNALQALSETGGTITLRTRTAFQITLHGTRYRLAARIDVEDDGPGVPALLQDTLFYPMVSGREGGTGLGLSIARNLIDQHCGKIEFNSWPGHTEFSVFLPIRQ, from the coding sequence ATGGCAACCGGCAAGCTGCCCGATGCTGGGCAGATCCTCAATTCTCTCATCAACAGCATTTTGCTGTTGGATGACACACTGGCGATCCACTACGCCAACCCGGCGGCACAACAGCTGCTGGCACAGAGTTCTCGTAAACTTTTCGGTACACCGCTGCCCGATTTACTCGGTTATTTTTCGCTGAATATCGATCTGATGCGCGAAAGCCTGCATGCCGGCCAGGGCTTTACCGATAATGAAGTTACCCTGGTAGTCGACAGCCGTGCCCATATCCTCTCCCTGACCGCTCAGGCGCTGCCAGAAGGCTTTATTCTGCTTGAGCTGGCCCCAATGGACAATCAGCGTCGCCTCAGCCAGGAGCAGTTACAGCACGCCCAACAGGTTGCGGCTCGCGATCTGGTGCGTGGCTTGGCCCATGAAATCAAAAATCCGCTCGGCGGTTTGCGGGGTGCCGCGCAGTTGCTGGCCAAAGCCTTGCCAGACCCTTCGCTGACGGAATACACCAAGGTGATCATCGAACAGGCCGATCGGCTGCGTAATCTGGTAGATCGCCTGCTAGGGCCACAGCGCCCCGGCCAACATATTACCCAGAGTATCCATCAGGTAGCGGAACGGGTCTTCCAACTGGTGTCGTTGGAGAAACCCGATAACGTCACGCTGGTGCGTGATTACGATCCTAGCCTGCCGGAACTGGCGCACGATCCCGATCAAATCGAGCAGGTGTTGCTCAATATCACCCGCAACGCGCTGCAGGCGCTGAGCGAAACCGGTGGCACCATCACGCTGCGCACGCGTACCGCGTTTCAGATCACCCTGCACGGTACCCGCTACCGGCTGGCGGCACGGATCGATGTTGAGGATGACGGCCCGGGCGTACCGGCCCTGTTACAAGACACTCTGTTCTACCCGATGGTCAGCGGCCGCGAAGGCGGTACCGGCCTGGGGTTATCCATCGCCCGTAATCTAATCGATCAGCATTGCGGAAAAATTGAATTCAACAGTTGGCCAGGTCACACCGAATTCTCGGTTTTCCTGCCTATTCGCCAGTGA
- the glnG gene encoding nitrogen regulation protein NR(I), producing MQRGIVWIVDDDSSIRWVLERALTGAGVNSVTFDSGNAVLEALATQTPDVLLSDIRMPGMDGLALLKQIKQRHPMLPVIIMTAHSDLDAAVSAYQQGAFDYLPKPFDIDEAVALVERAISHYQEQQQPARNQPANDPVADIIGEAPAMQDVFRIIGRLSRSSISVLINGESGTGKELVAHALHRHSPRVKSPFIALNMAAIPKDLIESELFGHEKGAFTGANQIRQGRFEQADGGTLFLDEIGDMPLDVQTRLLRVLADGQFYRVGGYAPVKVDVRIIAATHQNLELRVQEGKFREDLFHRLNVIRVHLPPLRERREDIPRLARYFLQVAAKELGVEAKNLHPETETALTRLPWPGNVRQLENTCRWLTVMAAGQEVLIQDLPSELFETAAPQASSHGLPDSWATLLAQWADRALRSGHQNLLSEAQPEMERTLLTTALRHTQGHKQEAARLLGWGRNTLTRKLKELGME from the coding sequence ATGCAACGAGGGATAGTCTGGATCGTCGATGACGATAGCTCCATCCGCTGGGTGCTCGAACGTGCGCTCACCGGAGCTGGGGTGAACAGCGTCACCTTCGACAGCGGCAATGCCGTGTTGGAAGCATTGGCCACGCAAACTCCCGACGTGCTGCTGTCAGATATCCGCATGCCGGGTATGGATGGCCTGGCGCTGCTCAAGCAGATCAAACAGCGTCACCCGATGCTCCCGGTCATCATAATGACGGCGCATTCGGATCTGGACGCGGCGGTTAGCGCCTATCAACAAGGGGCGTTCGATTACCTGCCAAAACCCTTTGATATTGATGAGGCCGTCGCGTTGGTAGAGCGTGCCATCAGCCACTATCAAGAGCAGCAGCAACCCGCTCGCAACCAACCCGCCAACGATCCCGTCGCCGATATTATTGGTGAGGCCCCGGCGATGCAGGATGTATTCCGCATTATTGGGCGCCTGTCGCGTTCCTCCATCAGCGTGCTGATCAACGGGGAGTCGGGAACAGGGAAAGAGCTGGTTGCCCATGCGCTGCATCGCCACAGCCCGCGCGTCAAATCACCATTTATCGCCCTGAACATGGCCGCGATCCCCAAAGACCTGATCGAATCTGAACTGTTCGGCCATGAGAAAGGGGCGTTTACCGGCGCTAATCAGATCCGCCAGGGCCGTTTTGAACAGGCCGACGGTGGCACGCTGTTCCTGGATGAAATCGGGGATATGCCGCTGGATGTGCAAACCCGCTTGCTGCGGGTGTTGGCGGACGGCCAGTTCTATCGCGTGGGAGGCTATGCGCCGGTGAAGGTAGACGTGCGTATCATTGCCGCTACCCACCAGAACCTGGAGTTGCGCGTCCAGGAGGGCAAATTCCGTGAGGATCTGTTCCACCGCCTGAACGTGATCCGCGTACATCTGCCGCCGCTGCGCGAACGCCGTGAGGATATTCCACGCCTGGCGCGCTATTTCCTACAGGTGGCCGCGAAAGAGTTGGGTGTGGAGGCGAAGAACCTGCATCCGGAAACCGAAACCGCCCTCACTCGCCTGCCGTGGCCGGGCAACGTACGCCAGTTGGAAAACACCTGCCGCTGGCTGACCGTGATGGCCGCCGGACAAGAAGTGCTGATCCAGGATCTGCCCTCGGAACTGTTTGAAACTGCCGCGCCGCAAGCCAGTAGCCACGGCTTACCGGACAGTTGGGCCACGTTGTTGGCACAGTGGGCCGACCGCGCGTTACGTTCCGGTCATCAAAACCTGTTGTCCGAAGCTCAGCCGGAAATGGAGCGCACCTTGCTCACTACCGCGCTACGGCATACCCAGGGGCACAAGCAGGAAGCTGCCCGGCTGCTGGGATGGGGCCGGAATACCCTAACCCGTAAGCTGAAAGAATTAGGGATGGAGTAA
- a CDS encoding YshB family small membrane protein: MLDTLIVFLTQGADVGSAVSHSPQAAVATVLCAALINFFS, from the coding sequence ATGCTGGATACACTCATCGTCTTTCTTACCCAAGGCGCAGACGTCGGCTCTGCCGTCAGCCATTCACCGCAGGCGGCCGTTGCCACGGTGTTGTGCGCCGCACTGATAAATTTCTTCAGTTAA
- the hemN gene encoding oxygen-independent coproporphyrinogen III oxidase yields the protein MSEQTIVWDLALIQKYNYSGPRYTSYPTALEFNQGYDEAAFQRAATRYPERPLSLYVHIPFCHKLCYFCGCNKLVTRQTHKADEYLAVLEREIIARAPLFAGRKVSQLHWGGGTPTYLDKQQISRLVAMLRQHFDFQPEMEMSIEVDPREIELDVLDHLRAEGFNRLSMGVQDFNKEVQRLVNREQDEEFIFALIARAKALGFNSTNIDLIYGLPKQTPESFAFTLQRVAELNPDRLSVFNYAHMPNLFAAQRKIKDADLPSAQQKLDILQQTIASLTESGYQFIGMDHFARPNDELAIAQREGKLHRNFQGYTTQGDSDLLGLGVSAISMLGDSYAQNQKELKVYYANVEEQGNALWRGLAMTEDDCLRRDVIKTLICNFQLAYQPIEQQYGIAFADYFAADLELLAPFERDGLVERDEQGIRVTPRGRLLIRNICMCFDIYLRKQARAQQFSRVI from the coding sequence ATGTCAGAACAGACCATTGTCTGGGATTTGGCCCTGATCCAAAAATATAACTATTCAGGCCCGCGTTATACTTCATACCCCACCGCGCTGGAGTTTAACCAGGGCTACGACGAAGCTGCGTTCCAACGCGCGGCTACGCGCTACCCTGAGCGCCCACTGTCGCTGTATGTCCATATTCCCTTCTGTCATAAGCTCTGCTATTTCTGCGGCTGCAATAAGCTGGTCACACGCCAGACTCACAAGGCCGATGAATACCTGGCCGTGCTGGAGCGTGAAATCATCGCTCGTGCCCCCTTGTTTGCCGGCCGTAAGGTCAGCCAACTGCATTGGGGCGGCGGTACGCCAACCTATCTCGATAAGCAGCAAATCAGCCGCTTGGTCGCCATGCTACGCCAGCACTTTGATTTCCAGCCAGAAATGGAGATGTCGATCGAAGTTGACCCGCGTGAAATCGAGCTGGACGTGCTGGACCACCTGCGTGCCGAAGGCTTCAACCGCCTTAGCATGGGGGTGCAGGACTTCAATAAAGAAGTGCAGCGTCTGGTTAACCGCGAGCAGGATGAAGAGTTCATTTTTGCCCTGATCGCCCGGGCTAAAGCGCTAGGCTTCAACTCGACCAATATCGATCTGATTTACGGCCTGCCGAAGCAGACGCCAGAAAGTTTTGCCTTCACGCTGCAGCGGGTGGCGGAGCTGAATCCGGATCGCCTGAGCGTATTTAACTACGCTCATATGCCGAACCTGTTTGCTGCCCAACGTAAAATCAAGGACGCCGATCTACCTAGCGCCCAGCAGAAACTCGATATTCTGCAGCAAACCATCGCTTCGCTGACGGAGTCGGGCTATCAGTTTATCGGCATGGACCATTTTGCCCGGCCGAACGATGAGCTGGCCATTGCCCAGCGCGAAGGCAAGTTGCACCGCAATTTCCAGGGGTATACCACCCAAGGGGACAGCGATCTGCTGGGCCTAGGGGTTTCCGCCATCAGCATGCTGGGTGACAGCTACGCGCAGAACCAGAAAGAGCTGAAGGTGTATTACGCTAATGTGGAAGAGCAGGGGAACGCCCTGTGGCGTGGCCTGGCGATGACGGAAGATGACTGCCTGCGCCGTGATGTGATCAAGACGCTGATCTGTAATTTCCAGCTGGCTTATCAACCGATTGAGCAGCAATACGGTATTGCATTTGCGGATTACTTTGCCGCCGATCTGGAATTGCTGGCACCGTTCGAACGTGACGGGCTGGTGGAGCGCGATGAGCAAGGCATCCGCGTCACGCCTCGTGGGCGCTTGCTGATCCGCAATATCTGCATGTGCTTCGATATCTACCTGCGTAAACAGGCCCGCGCCCAACAGTTCTCCCGGGTTATCTGA